The genomic stretch tatggcaggggtgtccaaagtgtggttaTCAATTAGAAAATATTTTATACCTAAGAAATAACATGAAACATTATGGAGGATAATAATTATTGAAATGTATGTAATGGCCTAGCATTTCTTTGACCTACGCTGGAGTGGTTTTAGTGCATCTAATACAAAATAGAATAAAAGTGAATAATATCAGAGAGGCCCCCTCATCCTTTATTTGTATGTGGACCTCAGTGGAAGAAAGGACACCCTTTTGAGGAAGGGATTAAATTTGTTTACTTTATACTGCTGTCACGCACACTCAGAGGAATTTATTTGAATCAAAGTATTTTTTCAGGCCAGATAATGTTTATTTACTGTAAAAGTAACCAAACATTCTGTGAGGTTAATGAAACTGATGGAAGAATTGGAATCCCCAAAATGCCAAACCACACACATTTCAATTCATTTAACACAAAGCTTCCATCTGGCTTTGGTCAGGCATTTACAGTTTCCCAAAGTGTCATTCAAAAGTATTTCTATCTTAAGTTCGTATTATTGAAGTAGGCTACTTTATTAACAGTATTTGCAATGAGTGTGAATTGTGCCTTTCTAAACTTGAATGTTGGCTTCCTGTCTCACATTCCACCACATGATGTCTCGAGTGGCAATAAAGTGAACGAGCCTGCAAGTGTTAAGACGTGGGTTTTGAATCATCTCTAAATTCATCACTTGGCAGTCCGATACGAGCGGCGTTAGTGCTAATCATCCGCGTAGATGTAGCTGAAACGCTCAGCCAGGTAGGCGCTAAGCTGCACTGGGGGGTACTTGTCCGATCCGTCAGTGCAGGTGATGACCGTCTGGTCATCAGGCATGACGAAGAAAGCCAGAGCCTGGCGTGTAGTGGAatcaccagcagggggcagcaaaACTCTGTGGAGCTGATGGACAGATTGAACAGCCAATGGCAAGCCAGACAACAACAGAGCGTTTACGACCTAAATACTGGTTTTCAcagagagccctctagacatgaaataacactcctatagtcccaatatagtagaccaggggtcaccaacgtggtgcccgcgggcaccaggtagccccccacgaccacatgaggtgcccgcaagcctgcttttcattcaggttttcagttaataatgaaagaacagtagaaagaaatgtattctgaaatgcaaaatgtgagttgtggacaccagcatttaatgttctggtaaaacaagcatattcgctttgtttgggtttaaaataagctctgaaaataaatgttacaaaaatgagtagctcttggccattttcattttgtaaaagtagctctcacaaggaaaaacgttggtgacccccgtAGTACACACATGAGAAAATAacgcatttaagacataagtcaaaatatagactcacacgttggTGATGGTAGAGTTCCTTCCGGTTCTTTCTTATTTTAGCTTCCTGCGGTtgctattgtctcattaatgtaacattactgacgcccagAGACCAGTGAATAGAATgatgtgtagaatactacatatcacaacatctttgcatgggtcttctgaatgccttatatttgtgttttagtttagccattgttatgattaaaaacgcttaatttaggtaaacaGGCTGTGAAATTGGCttcaatatgtatatttttggactaaaaggccatattcaaccacaaaatagcgatttattatatttttgaaaaaccaggatggagtgaagccgcgaaattaaAATTGCAAAGTGGCAAAATAGTCAAGTGTAGCATTTACTCAGTGACTAACATTTTGTATCCATGAAGCGACCAGAACTTAGCATAAAAAGTAAAGAAGATTTCAGTGTTTGCTCACCACAGAGATAAATTTATCATTGGTCCAACGCTGCATCATGTCTGCGATGTTGACTAGAATCGCCCCGGGGATGCAGGGAGCAGAGATGAACTCACCAGAGCGTTCATGCACCTGAAATGTCAGCAAGGAATTTACGTCACAGTCACAGCAGTAAGACTCCAGCGTCATACGTTAACTCCCTTGTTAGCAAAGTTAACATTTTATACTATTAACAATGCgtcgcttctttttacacttgtgtgacacttaaaaacaaaaaaaatgcattgacTGATGAAAAGCTTTCCCCAACCAATAGGAAGGTAGTGTCATGTTTCATGTTTCGCTTTCAAAGCGGGTGCCTTCCTGTACCAAAAGCGCATACAAATGCGAAATAACGTGATGACGCAATGACAAAATTATGGCGAATATTATTGATCGTAACTCTGGTTTCCCTTGACCGATTTACACCATTTAAAGATACGTGTAGTGTAAAGTCTCTACTTTCGACCCAGGTTCCAAAAGAGCATCGGTGTGGTTGTGTCATCATGCTGTGCTGGCGTACACGAGGTGGTTGACTCCTGAGGCTTGTAAAATGTTTACGATGACCACAGTTTAACCCTGGAACAAATTCGttgtgtttatatactgtacatcctaTGGGTAAAGAGCACTCTAGAATAGTGTGTGTTtgaccttagaggttccactgtattaagaAAAAGTGATGGTTTCCTTACCTGCAGACCTTCAGAATCCTGGAACAACAAGGTGATGCTTCCATAGTCTGAATGCTCGCCACATCTCAGCTGACCCTCCTTGGCCAGCTCTCTCTTGACCGGAGGATAGTACAGCGAACGCAGcgttgttgtgttgtcatcagCTACAAGAGAAACAGACAAGGTTTCAGCCAACATGACATCCAGActccaggtttttttttccactacagcgccctctgctggatgcgATGGGTCACTGCCGTAATTGGCCGCAATGCAAAACAAGCAAGACATGACATGGGGACGTGAGGGCCAGCACGTACTTCCAATCCAGCGGTGAGCGCCCAGGAACACATCGGGATCCAGATCCAAACTGTGGGCCATCACCTTCAAAATCCGTAGGCTCAGCTCTTTGCAGCGCTGAAAAAAAGCCGTCTGGGTCTCCTGGAATCCCGCCGCAATCTCAGGGGAAGGCCATttctacaaaaaacaaaaagagtcaAACTGGAACAATTCTAGAACATTTGACTGATTCTGAAAGCctgaaattaataaatgactgaTTGGATCAATGAGTAACATTTTATGGGTGGGTGTCAGTCTTTTGGTAGTGATGTTAAAAAGTACCAAGTATCAGTAGAGATAAGTATACTTCATATGTCAGGATGTTAAAAAATACTATCAGTAAGTATAATAAGTATACTTACCTTGTCAGGACGTAAAAAAGCGTGTTGTATTGGTATTGATAAGTCTATTTAATATGTCAAGGTGTTAAATAGTACAATGTATCAGTAAGTATTATAGTTCAAAGGACTTCAGTCTGATGAGTCAAAAACAggtgagattttcagtgaaggtGTTGAGTAAAAGGTGTCGccattcaaagcattcaactgatTGTagttgtgtcatttccagcaagacagtCTGCCTCAATGAATGCATCTATTCACATCTGATCAGGTTTAAGGTTTTAACGAGTATGTGGATCACTTTTCTAACTAGATCCTAAATGCTGTGTTAGCACTGTTTCTGTGATGAAGTCTtgtcaaataaaacaattaaaaatgcagtGATTGTATTTTTCAAAGTTAATTCAGTAGTGCTTTGCTAAAATAGTTACCGTattttgttaaaatggcattttatttgataAGAGACTCGACTCATCcggtcttgtcttgacttgacttgAGGCTTGGCTCGAGATTTAGGAtcaaagacttgagacttgcaaaacactgtcCCACCTTTGTTAAAAGTATACTTACTATGTCAGGATGTAGTGAAGTCATGTTGAACGACTCTTTTAGATCTCCTGGTGTTTCTGGATTCACcctgaaaaagcaacaaaaaaaccccaaaacaaataaaaatcaacTACATCCAAAGTAATTTATTCTAACATAGGATTGTCTGCACATAATTGTAACAATAATTTGGCATCTCTTGAAGGAATTGTGTGCAATCATGACTTCAACCTTTCAGTCTCTATGGGTATCCAGCCATGCAGGGGACAGCTAGGGAAGGTTTTCCTTCGGAAGAGCTTCTTGAAGTGGTCAGGCTGCAGGAAGAACCTCCTGGAAGCGCCCATAACACGATCCACCTGGATGGACATAACTTTTGGGTCCACTTTTGCAGCTTTGCAATGTAAACATTTGTATTCTTAGTCTCACCTCCGCCTGAGTGATGCCAGTGTTGTCCAGGAAGACGAAGCCCACTTCGGTAAACGCTTTCCTTATGTCTCTGCTCAGGTGGTCCAAATCTGCAGTAGAAATGTCCTCCACGTTGAGGCTGAAGGCGCTGAAGTCCACCACTGGGATGCTCATTGTTTCAAATGACGAAAAGAGAACTAAAACAATGAACTGTGACCGAGtagcaggctgaaaaagtaAGGTTAAGAGCACTTTTAAAAAGCCACTTTGGGGATGAATCTGTCATTTGACTCACTCCGCAGCAGTTTGCCCGTCACATGACCACTCCTGACCAATCCGAGATGCGGCACTGTGACGTCGACACCATCAATGGCCCCACCTTTTGGCTGCCAGCTGTGCTGACGTTTTAACGCCACTTTGTGAACTTTTTCATGGACTTGCAAGATGATTTAATGTCTGCTACACTGTGTGAATTAAGCGTGTATTAATCACTTTTGCGAATACATGTTCGCAATCATATTGTCTATTAAAATGTCTGTCTTTTCAGGATTCGGCACAAAGGAGGTCGCTTTGCTGCTAGCTTCGTTTTAGCATCAGGACTCCAAGTCAACATACTCGGGGTGGGCGGGTCGATTCAAATGTCAATAACAAGGGcggtatcggatcgatactcGTGTGATGAGATCGATTTTGgtcagttattttctgtttttcacaaatgtgtttgtatattgtgttgttcatattctTACATTGTTGAAATCGTTCAAAAATACGTTTGTAGACCAAAATATCATTTGTTTggcaaaaatatttattgtgaTTATAATCATCACGAACAAAGTAAAGGCGAGATCACAACATCGTTCAACGAGCCTGAAAAAtttcaggtaaaaaaaattcagtaTACTAGCCCTCCATTTACCTTGTATGGGATCAATACCGAATTTACAGTATGGCCCATGGACACAACGAACTACAGTGTGTTGGTTCTTAACATGTTCGCTACTGACACCTGGAGGACTCAAGTAGAACAACATGTAGCATGTGAACAGTCAAACAACACGTTTTACAGTTTAAGTCCAACTTCTCATTCTATTATCAAAAATAACAATAGCATGAGAATACATTGTAATTATGTCAAATGAAATCATGctgttgtgtatttttcatgtaaataaatatagGTTAACTTGAGGAGTCTGTCTGTTGTGTGCACAATCATCATCACTTGTGTACGTAATACTGTGGAGTGCAtctaatggtttaattcattttgaacatgcatacaagttacgcTGGAATGCATCACATTGTAcgattcacagttccacatgtccaaaaaggagtaggaagaagcaaagctaatTTAATCTAAACCCCCCCAAcgcatccatttcacatcagttACAATATAATTGTTCAGCTCTTGTGTTCCAAACGTATCCCTTGccaattataaatacataatgCACAATGATAAAGCGGTATAACTAGCGGGGGTATACggtgaaagtggctcaacaaactttgtgctcaagatgcagcaaGTTCCCCAAACAAATAAACGATACcgcaacggtggttatcaaattactttgtcaagtctggTATTTCTGATATGCTCGGCTTAAAAAGTGAAGAAATGTAGTGTATTCTCTTGGCTAAAAATCGATATCTCTTATAGAGAATTTCATCAGGGATCTCAAAGTCGCCGCTCCCGTCGTAGTGTTGCTCAAATTATTGTTGCTCACATGTCCACCGGGTTCTTAAAAAAAGGGTCACACCATTTCCGAATGAGTTACACAGTGAGACTGCAGCGCTTTCATCGtcgattttaagatgaaagtctGGAGGGGGGGTGTTCAGGCCTGGCCATAGGAGTTGTTAAACCGCTCTGTGAGGTAGGTGCCCCCTTGAACTGGGGGGTACTTGTTGGAGCCGTCGATGCAGGTGATAACGGCCTCGTCGTCTGGCTGGACAAAGAAAGCCATAGACTGTCGTGTACTGGAGtcgccagcagggggcagcaagACTCTGTGGAGCTGATGGACAGATTGAACAGCGAATGAGGAGTTTCGATTTCTCTGGTAATATTGTCTTGGTCCCCATAAACAGactttgtttacatgttttcaaCTAAAGTAGGCAATTTTTGTTGCTCCCGAATACGTTTTTGAGGCCACCAAGCTATTTTTGCAACAACATCCtagcaataaataaatgaaaaggcCCTGTGCtcaccacagagacaaagcggtCACTGGTCCAGCGCTGCATCAGGTCGGCGATGTTGACCAGAACCGACCCGGGGACACAAGGGGCACAGATAAACTCACCGGAACGTTGACGCACCTGAAGGTTGACGGTGCACATGAAATATTTTCTCAATGGCAATCGAATAACACTTTATTTGTCAAGTTGGGCACAACTGCTTTGACTAAATAATCGTTTCAGATAATGCCTTCATTCAGGGTTGATAAAGTATAATCTTTTTtatacacttgtgtgacacttAAGAATAGCTTTCGGTTTATATCCTGGAACGCATGAGTTCTACTTTCGTTAATGCTAACATAGTTTCGGGTCTGTGAGTGcatgttttcagagagctttccttACCTGCAGACCTTCGGAGCTCTGGAACAACAAGGTGATGCTTCCATAGTCGGAATGCTCTCCACATCTCAGCTGACCCTCCTTGGCCAGCTCTCTGTTGACCGGAGGATAGTACAGCGAACGCAGCGTCGTGCCGTTTTCATCAGCTACAAGAGACACGTGATGTTTCAGACTGGAGTGAAATTCTATGACCAATTTCTGATAGTAAAGACCCGCACGTACTTCCAATCAGGCGGTGAGCGCTCAGGAACACGTCGGGGTCCAGATCCAAACTGTGGGCCATCACCTTCAAAATCCGCAGGCTCAGCTCTTTGCAGCGCTGAAAAAAAGTCGTTTGGCTCTCCTGGAATCCCGCTACAATCTCAGGGGACGGCCATTTCTAAAAAAGATGGTCAAATTGCACAATTCTAGAACTTTTGGCCtgattggcttaaaaaaaacgCGACATTGTTATCAATGAGTAGCATTTTATTGAGTGGATTTATCAGTAAAGTTGATGCATGCAAAAGAAGCTTGTACTTTCACCCAAAACAGATAAAACATAGTCTGTGGTACTTACTATGTCAGGATGTAGTGAAGACATGTTAAATGCTTCTTTCAGGTCTCCTGGCTTTTGTGGATTCAACCtgaaaatgttaatgttttacatttacacTAGTTATGAATTACACTTTTCTGTCACATTTTCACTCCCATTATTTCCTTATGAGGCTTATTTATTGGCGGAAGGAGggaaaaaacacctttcagttTCCAGAGCTACCCATCCGTGGTTGGGACAGTTTGGGAACGTTTTCCTTCTCAGCGGCCGCTTCAGGTGGTCTGGCTGCAGGAAGAACCTCCTGGAAGCGTCCATGACACCATCCACCTGCACAGATATCTTACTTTTATGACTACAACCTCAGAAAAAGGCACTCAATTTTACATTTCCTGTCACATTAGCAGACCTCGCTGTGACtatgcaagaaaaaaattgagactttttaaacttttacaGCCACCGTAGTTCTCCTTCGGTCGCCAATGCGGAAgtttattaaacaaaaacaagttgttttacggttttttttgttgccattaTGCATCACGCTACACTTTTACATACACAATGCTGACATTTACATTACGTTAATTGCTTTTTACGTAATGTCGACGTCGGCCAGAGAAGAAAATAGTGCTGACTGAACTTTCACCGCTCGGCGAGAGAAAGAGGAGGGGTTTTAACTTTCCGGCATTACTGCTGCTACATTGCTCTTTTTCTTTATCTTTATACGAGTCTCACCTCCGCCTGAGTGATGCCAGTGTTGTCCAGGAAGACAAAGCCCACTTCGGTAAAGGCTGTTCTTATGTCTCTGCTCAGGTGGCTCAACTCTGCGCGGGAAATATCCTCCACTGTGAGGCTGCACGCGCTGAAGTCCACCACCGGAATGCTCATTGTTTCTAAATAAAACGTTTGTGTCTGAACCCTAGGCTGAAATTAGACCAGAAAGTAGGTCAAATGAAGacactcttcttcttcttcttcttcttcttcttcttcttcttgtaaatgaagGCACTCGAGGCGGAGCTGGTTCTGCCAAAGGTCATATTGGTGGTTGGATTCAACCGTCACATGACCGCTCTTGACTAATCTGTGGAGGTGGACTATTGATCCAAACATCGATGTCATCATCATTACCTGTAGTGTCCGTATCGAATCGGTACTGTCGTGATTTTTCTGTTATCTTCCATACAGTGTGTTTTTCTTGTGATCTtcttattgttacattgttgacattgttatatttgtattattatattgtttacaaacctCTTCGACACAGGGCggcaaaaagtcaaagaatTTGAATGAATTTACTTTTCTTTTAAACTATTTTAtgtaataaatagaaataattgtatattttttaatttcattgttttaatttgttgtatttgtatatagttaaattgttttaattttaaaatcttCGCCCTGTGTtgtattctgattataatcatgatcaacaaattaaaggcaaaatcattcaatgttCTTAAAACGTTCACGTAAAAAAAACATCGGTATTGGCAATACTGGTCCTGTATTTGCTTGGTATCGAATCGATACCATCatgtgcagtatcgcccacccctgcCAATCAGAGAAGCACCAGTGTGACGCCATCGTTATCGGCTCACCTTTGGATGCCAACACTCACACAGGTGAGACGTATAGCTCATGTTGCATGTCATGTGCATGTCGTCAGACATGCACGAGGACAAGGCAAGGATGTTCAGCTTGAAGCAGCAGGAATGGAGCATCTCGTTCGCAGGCTGTGGTTTTATGGGCATTTATTACGTGGGAGCCAGCAGTTGTCTTCTTCGTCGGTTCCCGGCTCTCATCCACAATGCTTCCAAGATCTACGGAGCCTCTGCAGGGGCCTTGATGGCCGCTGTCCTCGCCACAGGAGTCCCTCTGGGTGAGACAGCAGACATTCAACTTCTAAACTCACTCCATCTTGACCCTTTCACGACCACATTCATTCATGACAACTGAGTCATGAAACTCCACATCTTTTCCCCCTTGTTAAGATGATTTTTACAACCTAATTATAGCATTTACATTCCGTGAGTTGTTCCATAGTCTTTTATGCATTCATGGGTGAGGGGCATTTCAAGTCACTACATTGAGTAATAATGTGCCATTGAAATGCTTCTTAGCTAAGCAGCAAATGCAC from Dunckerocampus dactyliophorus isolate RoL2022-P2 chromosome 5, RoL_Ddac_1.1, whole genome shotgun sequence encodes the following:
- the LOC129181052 gene encoding uncharacterized protein LOC129181052, translated to MSIPVVDFSAFSLNVEDISTADLDHLSRDIRKAFTEVGFVFLDNTGITQAEVDRVMGASRRFFLQPDHFKKLFRRKTFPSCPLHGWIPIETERVNPETPGDLKESFNMTSLHPDIKWPSPEIAAGFQETQTAFFQRCKELSLRILKVMAHSLDLDPDVFLGAHRWIGTDDNTTTLRSLYYPPVKRELAKEGQLRCGEHSDYGSITLLFQDSEGLQVHERSGEFISAPCIPGAILVNIADMMQRWTNDKFISVLHRVLLPPAGDSTTRQALAFFVMPDDQTVITCTDGSDKYPPVQLSAYLAERFSYIYADD
- the LOC129181510 gene encoding uncharacterized protein LOC129181510, with the protein product MSIPVVDFSACSLTVEDISRAELSHLSRDIRTAFTEVGFVFLDNTGITQAEVDGVMDASRRFFLQPDHLKRPLRRKTFPNCPNHGWVALETERLNPQKPGDLKEAFNMSSLHPDIKWPSPEIVAGFQESQTTFFQRCKELSLRILKVMAHSLDLDPDVFLSAHRLIGTDENGTTLRSLYYPPVNRELAKEGQLRCGEHSDYGSITLLFQSSEGLQVRQRSGEFICAPCVPGSVLVNIADLMQRWTSDRFVSVLHRVLLPPAGDSSTRQSMAFFVQPDDEAVITCIDGSNKYPPVQGGTYLTERFNNSYGQA